In the Alkaliphilus oremlandii OhILAs genome, one interval contains:
- a CDS encoding DUF4349 domain-containing protein — translation MKIKRFIGLPKLGILGMILLLFLFNMGCSAKSTEFSRDMAPNMDLAESSSHSEMLKLDGDAKRSSLEPEKVITNVYLTLETLEFEATTNQLGQLISKYNGFVENSNIYSNHHVGDKILKNGQYTVRIPKENVEPFMKDTQGIGNLVSQNTSKQDITKQYYDTESRLNVLKIKEERILALLEKADKIEDVIAIENQLSDIIYQKEDLTKSILDMDDQVSYSTVSLNISEVEKLTNGVTKETSFATKLANAWKDSLYFFKIGIEQFIISAIFVLPYLFLIAPFAFIAYKVIQKKNNSNRE, via the coding sequence ATGAAGATTAAAAGGTTTATTGGATTGCCTAAACTGGGCATTTTGGGGATGATTCTTTTATTATTTTTATTCAACATGGGCTGCTCTGCAAAAAGCACAGAATTTTCACGAGATATGGCTCCAAATATGGATTTGGCTGAATCATCTTCCCACTCAGAAATGTTGAAATTGGATGGTGACGCAAAGAGAAGTAGTCTAGAACCAGAAAAGGTGATCACCAATGTTTATCTCACTTTAGAAACCCTCGAATTTGAAGCCACAACGAATCAATTGGGGCAGCTTATCAGCAAATACAACGGGTTTGTAGAGAATTCAAACATTTACTCCAATCACCATGTAGGCGATAAAATCCTGAAAAACGGTCAATACACTGTAAGGATTCCGAAAGAAAATGTGGAGCCTTTTATGAAGGATACACAAGGTATTGGCAATTTGGTTTCTCAAAATACATCGAAACAAGATATTACAAAGCAATACTACGATACGGAAAGCAGGCTGAATGTACTAAAGATTAAGGAAGAAAGAATTCTCGCTTTATTAGAAAAGGCAGACAAAATAGAAGATGTTATTGCCATAGAGAATCAATTAAGCGACATTATCTATCAAAAGGAAGACCTGACAAAAAGTATTTTAGACATGGATGATCAAGTTTCTTACAGTACAGTATCGCTGAATATTTCTGAGGTTGAAAAGCTTACAAATGGTGTTACGAAGGAAACCAGCTTTGCTACAAAGCTTGCCAACGCATGGAAGGATTCACTCTATTTCTTTAAAATAGGAATAGAACAGTTTATTATTAGTGCGATATTTGTTCTACCGTATCTATTTCTGATTGCTCCTTTCGCCTTTATTGCTTATAAAGTCATCCAAAAGAAAAACAACAGCAATCGAGAATAA
- a CDS encoding response regulator transcription factor translates to MAKEKILIIDDEESIRKLVRRSLINENYLIEEASNGEEALERLRNNTFDLIILDVVLGDEDGFELIQEIKVLGIKTPIIFVSGRCEDHDQILGLGLGATNYITKPFSPAILCAHVKAQLRTSREYVAEKTRSSNYIMEGPFKFDLKTYKLYKNNEFIELSSKENLLIKFFMENPGQVFTKEQLYENIWNNSIIDDNAIMVYIHQLRKKLEDNVKSPKHIVTVWGIGYKFIA, encoded by the coding sequence ATGGCCAAAGAAAAAATCCTTATAATTGATGATGAAGAATCTATCCGAAAACTTGTCAGAAGAAGCTTAATAAATGAAAACTACTTAATTGAAGAAGCTTCAAATGGAGAAGAGGCACTTGAGCGATTAAGAAATAACACCTTTGATTTAATTATCTTAGATGTTGTCTTAGGCGATGAGGACGGCTTTGAATTAATTCAAGAGATTAAAGTTCTAGGAATTAAGACACCCATTATATTCGTGAGTGGCAGATGTGAAGATCATGACCAGATTTTAGGCTTAGGTCTCGGTGCAACTAATTATATAACGAAGCCCTTCAGTCCAGCCATTCTATGTGCTCATGTAAAAGCTCAGTTAAGAACCTCCAGAGAATATGTTGCAGAAAAAACGAGATCATCCAATTATATTATGGAAGGTCCCTTTAAATTTGATTTAAAAACATATAAATTATATAAAAATAATGAATTCATTGAGTTATCCTCGAAAGAAAATTTATTGATTAAGTTTTTTATGGAAAACCCTGGGCAGGTTTTTACCAAAGAACAGCTTTACGAAAATATCTGGAATAATTCGATTATAGATGACAATGCCATTATGGTTTATATTCATCAACTACGAAAAAAGCTAGAAGACAATGTTAAATCTCCAAAACATATTGTCACAGTCTGGGGAATCGGCTATAAGTTTATTGCTTGA
- a CDS encoding sensor histidine kinase: MIFSIFLCLILVTVIVLIGYNNFQNHKETIIRQQQEHLLTIAKSISRSFDVFLNYKMNNLSMLSKDEVVLKAFKMNNEGGLYNQHEDVLKSFFEKYREEMDGVALLNKEGTLIYGYPSVDAIQEASIEMSTINNVLNSKQVHISKEYLSKPNQFSIDIIQPVIEKDEVIGLIMNTINLNKIYKVLIDLVQPGEKGYSMVKNREGFIVMHPVINQVGIESIKVRKEKFPQLDWSELEELNRRQVEYGEGYFVYNSKWWQDDEGSLTKKINSYTTFKQGDIAWIISVQMDYKEVEKPIKGALINILLISLLIIFIIVGGFYIFFKVDKKRRELQIETKYLKELNKTWEELIKSESRLRHSQKLQTIGVLTSGIAHEFNNLLSPILGYSEILLGQIEEHHPIYEDLLEINKSSLAAKEIAKQILRFSKEDGSSPEFTYLESSSVIRESIHLIRSILPKRIQIVECINSSQILYGNSVQIQQVLINLYTNAYHAMREKGGTLEIASEDVCISKEDGEKLNLHEGNYIKIQVKDHGVGMDEKTLEKIFEHFFTTKGNEEGTGLGLAVVKSIVQNHKGQIVVKSQVGIGTVVEVYFKAVDKNYMEILKEF, from the coding sequence ATGATATTCAGCATATTTTTATGTTTGATATTAGTAACTGTCATAGTTTTAATCGGATATAATAACTTTCAAAATCATAAGGAGACGATTATTCGACAGCAACAGGAACACTTATTAACCATAGCAAAATCCATTTCTAGAAGCTTTGATGTATTCCTGAACTATAAAATGAACAATTTATCGATGCTATCTAAAGATGAAGTGGTCTTAAAGGCGTTTAAGATGAACAATGAAGGTGGACTTTATAATCAACATGAAGACGTTTTAAAAAGTTTTTTTGAAAAATACAGGGAGGAAATGGATGGCGTAGCCCTATTGAATAAGGAGGGAACCCTCATATATGGGTATCCATCCGTAGACGCCATTCAAGAAGCATCTATAGAAATGTCTACTATCAATAATGTTTTAAATAGCAAGCAAGTGCATATAAGCAAAGAATATTTATCTAAGCCGAACCAATTTTCAATTGACATCATACAGCCCGTCATAGAAAAGGATGAGGTAATAGGGCTTATTATGAATACTATTAATTTAAATAAGATATATAAGGTTTTAATAGACCTTGTACAGCCAGGTGAAAAAGGATACTCCATGGTAAAAAATAGAGAAGGCTTTATTGTCATGCATCCTGTCATAAATCAAGTAGGTATTGAATCAATCAAAGTGAGAAAAGAAAAATTTCCGCAGCTGGATTGGAGTGAGCTGGAAGAGTTGAATAGGAGGCAGGTGGAATACGGTGAAGGGTATTTTGTTTATAATTCTAAATGGTGGCAAGATGATGAAGGAAGTTTAACTAAAAAAATAAATTCCTATACTACCTTTAAACAAGGGGATATTGCTTGGATTATATCTGTTCAAATGGATTACAAAGAAGTTGAAAAGCCTATTAAAGGGGCACTGATTAACATATTGCTAATTTCTTTACTGATTATTTTTATAATCGTAGGTGGATTCTATATATTTTTCAAGGTAGATAAGAAGAGAAGAGAGCTACAAATTGAGACGAAATATTTAAAAGAATTAAATAAAACATGGGAAGAATTAATCAAAAGTGAATCCAGGTTAAGACATTCTCAAAAACTTCAAACCATTGGTGTTTTAACCAGTGGTATAGCACACGAATTTAATAATTTATTATCTCCTATATTGGGCTATTCCGAAATTCTATTAGGACAGATAGAAGAACATCACCCCATATATGAAGATCTGTTAGAAATAAATAAAAGCTCTTTGGCTGCGAAGGAAATCGCAAAGCAGATTTTAAGATTTAGCAAAGAGGATGGGAGTTCCCCTGAATTTACCTATTTAGAGTCCAGTTCAGTTATAAGAGAAAGTATTCATCTCATTCGATCCATTTTGCCAAAACGTATTCAAATAGTAGAGTGTATAAATAGCAGTCAAATTTTATATGGAAATTCAGTTCAAATTCAGCAGGTATTAATCAACTTATATACAAACGCATACCATGCAATGAGGGAGAAGGGTGGCACATTGGAAATTGCAAGTGAAGATGTATGTATAAGTAAAGAGGATGGTGAGAAACTAAATTTACATGAGGGAAACTATATAAAAATTCAAGTGAAAGATCATGGCGTTGGTATGGATGAGAAAACCTTGGAAAAAATATTCGAACACTTCTTTACAACAAAGGGAAATGAAGAAGGTACAGGTTTAGGTTTAGCCGTTGTAAAGAGTATTGTGCAGAATCATAAAGGACAAATCGTTGTAAAAAGTCAAGTGGGGATTGGAACTGTAGTGGAGGTATATTTCAAAGCCGTAGATAAAAATTATATGGAAATTCTTAAAGAATTTTAA
- a CDS encoding flavocytochrome c — MKRMKRSLAVLLTLVLILSLAACQKSNNNENNKPEQGKDLITGTFEGEGRGKGGVVKLEVSLENSEIKDIKVLEQKESAYTKPVIADLKNQIIDTNSTNVDIISGATLTSHAIINAVKDAINKSGATLVAKEGTNLAEKAEDVSTDIVIVGTGGAGLSAAIEASNQGAKVIVVEKNAFMGGNTNYATGGMNAANTKYQREKGIEDSPELYYKDTMEGGHKKNDPSLLKVLTEKSADTIYWLEELGANLSQVGRSGGQSVDRIHKGPEGMPVGTHLMDVFDQQVEKMNIDVRLNTKAIEILSEGNKATGIKVQNRDGNTYNINAKAVILATGGFGANPELVTKYKPELEGFGTTNQPGATGDALAMVEKLDVALTDIKEIQTHPTVVPKINEMITEGVRGDGAILVNREGKRFINELETRDTVSKAILSQEGKTAFLIFDQQVVDTASAIKKYKDAGLLTEADSLKELGEKLKINATELENTVNTYNAYYKDQNDKEFGRRTLTVELTKPSFYGVEISPAIHHTMGGLKINTKTEVINNSGEVIEGLYAAGEVTGGVHGGNRIGGNAVTDITVFGKIAGENAASFVKE; from the coding sequence ATGAAAAGAATGAAGAGATCATTGGCGGTATTGCTAACATTAGTCCTAATATTATCTTTAGCAGCCTGCCAAAAGAGTAATAATAATGAAAATAATAAGCCAGAGCAAGGTAAGGATTTAATAACAGGCACCTTTGAAGGTGAAGGAAGAGGTAAAGGGGGCGTCGTAAAGCTAGAGGTTTCTCTTGAAAACTCAGAAATTAAAGATATAAAGGTCTTAGAGCAGAAGGAATCTGCGTATACAAAACCAGTAATTGCAGATCTAAAAAATCAAATTATTGATACAAACTCTACGAATGTAGATATCATTTCTGGTGCGACTTTAACAAGTCACGCCATAATCAATGCTGTAAAAGATGCTATTAATAAGTCTGGTGCCACCTTAGTTGCTAAAGAAGGAACTAATTTAGCGGAGAAGGCAGAAGATGTTTCAACGGACATCGTTATTGTTGGTACTGGAGGCGCTGGACTTTCAGCCGCCATCGAAGCAAGCAACCAAGGTGCTAAAGTTATAGTTGTAGAAAAAAATGCCTTTATGGGAGGCAATACAAATTATGCAACAGGTGGAATGAATGCTGCCAATACAAAGTATCAGCGTGAAAAAGGGATAGAAGACAGCCCAGAGCTATATTACAAAGATACAATGGAGGGTGGACATAAAAAGAATGACCCATCATTATTAAAGGTATTAACAGAAAAATCAGCAGATACGATTTATTGGTTAGAGGAGCTGGGCGCCAATTTATCTCAAGTTGGAAGATCTGGTGGACAAAGTGTAGATAGAATTCATAAGGGGCCAGAAGGTATGCCTGTAGGAACACATCTCATGGATGTATTTGACCAGCAAGTAGAAAAAATGAACATCGACGTTCGATTAAATACAAAAGCCATAGAAATACTTTCCGAAGGAAACAAAGCAACTGGTATAAAGGTACAAAACAGAGATGGAAATACTTACAATATCAATGCTAAGGCTGTAATACTTGCTACAGGTGGATTTGGTGCGAATCCAGAACTGGTAACAAAATATAAGCCAGAGCTAGAAGGCTTTGGGACAACGAACCAACCAGGTGCAACAGGCGATGCACTTGCAATGGTTGAAAAACTAGACGTGGCTCTAACGGATATAAAAGAAATACAAACACATCCTACCGTAGTGCCTAAAATAAATGAGATGATCACTGAAGGTGTAAGAGGAGACGGTGCTATTCTAGTAAATCGGGAAGGAAAAAGATTTATAAATGAGCTTGAAACTAGGGACACCGTATCTAAAGCCATCTTGTCTCAAGAAGGTAAAACCGCATTTTTAATCTTCGATCAGCAGGTAGTGGATACGGCCAGCGCTATTAAAAAGTATAAAGATGCTGGATTATTAACAGAAGCGGATTCTTTAAAAGAATTGGGAGAAAAATTGAAAATAAATGCCACAGAGCTAGAAAACACTGTAAATACTTATAATGCATATTATAAGGATCAGAATGATAAAGAGTTTGGCAGAAGAACCTTAACTGTTGAACTTACAAAGCCATCCTTTTATGGTGTAGAAATATCCCCGGCGATTCATCATACCATGGGCGGATTAAAAATCAATACGAAAACCGAGGTAATTAATAACTCTGGTGAGGTTATAGAAGGTCTATACGCGGCTGGAGAAGTTACTGGAGGCGTACATGGCGGAAATAGAATTGGTGGAAATGCAGTGACCGATATCACTGTATTTGGAAAAATTGCAGGTGAGAATGCCGCAAGCTTTGTAAAAGAGTAG
- the namA gene encoding NADPH dehydrogenase NamA produces the protein MSKLFHPYTLKNLELKNRIVMAPMCQYSADEEGFPTSWHTVHYATRAIGGVGLIILEATAVEPRGRISANDLGIWKEEHVDGLKALVAECKKYGAQMGIQLAHAGRKCSINSENIVAPSPVAFSHDYQTPRELTKKEIQTIVQSFKLGAQRSLEAGFDIIEIHGAHGYLINEFLSPLSNQRTDEYGGSLENRVRFLKEILEAVRTVWPKELPMILRVSAEDYVAEGNHPEDLAAMINLLKDYEVDIVNVSSGAVVPAPIKAYPGYQIPFSEIIKRETNLPTIGGGLVTTPLMAEEILQNNRADLIFLGRELLRNPYWALHAAKEVRDDVPWPVQYERGK, from the coding sequence ATGTCTAAATTGTTTCATCCTTATACATTAAAAAACTTAGAACTCAAAAATCGTATCGTGATGGCACCAATGTGCCAGTATAGTGCTGACGAAGAAGGCTTTCCAACCAGTTGGCACACTGTTCATTATGCTACTCGTGCAATTGGCGGTGTTGGGCTCATCATTCTTGAGGCTACTGCGGTAGAACCGCGAGGGCGTATTTCTGCGAATGATCTGGGCATCTGGAAGGAGGAACACGTGGATGGCTTAAAAGCTTTAGTAGCAGAATGTAAAAAATATGGGGCTCAAATGGGAATTCAATTGGCTCACGCCGGAAGAAAATGTAGCATCAATTCTGAAAATATTGTTGCCCCTAGCCCGGTTGCATTTAGCCATGACTATCAAACGCCTAGGGAATTAACAAAAAAGGAGATTCAAACCATCGTTCAGTCATTTAAACTAGGCGCTCAACGTTCTCTAGAAGCAGGCTTCGATATCATAGAGATCCACGGTGCCCATGGATACTTAATTAACGAATTCTTGTCCCCTTTATCCAACCAGAGAACGGATGAATATGGTGGCAGCTTGGAAAATAGAGTTCGGTTTTTAAAAGAAATCCTTGAGGCAGTAAGAACAGTATGGCCCAAGGAACTGCCTATGATCCTGAGGGTTTCTGCGGAAGATTATGTGGCGGAGGGCAATCATCCCGAAGATTTAGCTGCTATGATCAACCTATTGAAGGATTACGAAGTAGACATTGTCAATGTAAGTTCTGGAGCCGTGGTGCCCGCTCCAATCAAGGCATATCCAGGCTATCAGATTCCGTTCTCAGAGATCATCAAAAGAGAAACTAATTTACCTACAATCGGTGGCGGCCTAGTTACAACGCCTCTAATGGCAGAGGAAATTTTGCAAAACAACAGGGCAGATCTCATCTTCTTAGGTCGAGAGCTCCTCAGAAATCCTTATTGGGCTCTTCACGCTGCCAAGGAGGTTCGTGATGATGTGCCATGGCCTGTACAATATGAAAGAGGGAAATAG
- a CDS encoding cation diffusion facilitator family transporter: MDNNQSKIRSIHRIVLITIALNIFLLLIKVIAGIASNSTALIADGLHSGSDVITSVGVIIGMAMASKPRDEHHHYGHEKIETITTFLLSIVLIYVGAQIGYSALSAILRKEQVLFSYFGLFAALVSIIIKEIQYQIAYRVGTREKSAALIADAWHHRSDALSSIASFIGILGAKFGISILDSMAGFIVSLIVIKVGVHIFKECFQELIDVSIHLDEVSNLKKIILKETSVKYISDLRTRKHGAKVLIDIRICVDPTMDVHQGHEIAEKVERIIKREIENAKDVIVHVDPCKFNIFNP; encoded by the coding sequence TTGGATAACAATCAATCTAAGATCCGGTCAATTCATAGAATCGTTTTGATCACCATTGCTTTAAATATTTTCTTACTCTTAATTAAGGTCATCGCTGGGATAGCCTCCAACAGTACCGCCCTCATCGCCGATGGACTTCACTCGGGTTCCGATGTTATAACCTCCGTTGGTGTTATTATCGGTATGGCCATGGCATCTAAACCTCGGGATGAACACCATCATTACGGTCACGAGAAAATAGAAACCATCACCACATTCCTCTTATCCATCGTTTTAATTTATGTCGGTGCTCAAATTGGATATAGTGCACTCAGCGCCATCCTGAGAAAAGAACAGGTTCTATTTAGCTACTTCGGTCTGTTTGCTGCCCTTGTCTCCATCATCATCAAAGAGATTCAGTATCAAATTGCCTATAGAGTCGGCACTAGAGAAAAAAGTGCTGCACTAATTGCCGATGCCTGGCACCATAGGTCCGATGCACTTTCATCCATCGCTTCGTTTATCGGTATCTTAGGTGCCAAATTTGGCATATCGATCTTAGATTCCATGGCAGGTTTCATTGTATCCTTAATTGTCATCAAAGTTGGCGTCCATATATTTAAAGAATGCTTCCAAGAGTTGATCGATGTTTCGATTCACTTAGATGAAGTTTCCAACCTGAAAAAAATAATATTAAAGGAAACTTCGGTTAAATATATCAGCGATTTAAGAACAAGAAAACATGGGGCTAAGGTTTTAATCGATATTCGAATCTGTGTGGACCCTACCATGGATGTACATCAAGGCCATGAAATTGCTGAAAAGGTAGAGCGGATCATCAAAAGAGAAATCGAAAATGCAAAAGATGTGATCGTCCATGTAGACCCTTGTAAGTTTAATATTTTCAATCCATAG
- a CDS encoding tryptophan transporter, whose product MKLKNNIFTALLLAIGFILHQITPGILGGMKFDFLLSFLFISLIVNTSFKNAVLTGLMGGLLSAITTTFPGGQIPNMIDKLLTSILLFLIIQFIRRFSMNTLAVGTISILGTLISGATFLLSALIIAGLPTSFSFLFKTVVLPTVLVNAALTIFIYHIIGQAMRVSGIQIE is encoded by the coding sequence ATGAAATTAAAAAACAATATCTTTACAGCATTACTATTGGCCATCGGATTCATATTACATCAAATCACACCGGGAATATTAGGGGGCATGAAATTTGATTTTCTGCTATCTTTCCTATTTATTTCTTTAATCGTCAACACCTCTTTTAAAAATGCGGTTTTAACAGGATTGATGGGTGGCTTGCTTTCTGCAATTACCACAACATTCCCCGGCGGACAAATACCCAATATGATCGATAAGCTATTGACTTCCATCCTCTTATTTCTAATCATTCAGTTTATCCGTCGTTTTTCAATGAACACTTTGGCGGTGGGTACCATCAGTATTTTAGGAACATTGATCAGTGGTGCTACATTCTTACTTTCTGCCTTGATCATCGCCGGGCTTCCTACATCCTTCTCATTCTTATTCAAAACCGTGGTCCTTCCTACAGTATTGGTCAACGCAGCCCTTACCATATTTATTTATCACATCATAGGCCAGGCCATGAGAGTATCTGGGATTCAAATAGAATAA
- the accB gene encoding acetyl-CoA carboxylase biotin carboxyl carrier protein encodes MDAKDIKELILTIDKTSIEKLELEKNDIRIVITKKAFNESQNSITSDMKNLEEKIAPSNAENFKRAKEEMDHREGMRTTTNDENTWIVKSPIVGTFYSASSPDAPPFVKIGDVIEKGQSLCIIEAMKIMNEIESEAEGEIVEILVRDEDIVEYGQPLMKIRR; translated from the coding sequence ATGGATGCCAAGGATATAAAAGAATTGATTTTAACTATAGATAAAACCAGTATAGAAAAATTAGAGTTGGAAAAAAACGATATTAGAATTGTAATCACAAAAAAAGCATTCAATGAAAGTCAAAACAGTATAACGTCAGATATGAAAAACTTAGAAGAAAAAATAGCACCATCCAATGCAGAGAATTTTAAAAGGGCGAAAGAGGAGATGGATCATAGAGAAGGGATGCGCACTACAACTAATGATGAAAATACCTGGATCGTGAAGTCTCCAATTGTTGGAACCTTTTATAGTGCTTCCAGCCCCGATGCGCCTCCCTTTGTTAAAATAGGGGATGTCATTGAAAAAGGGCAAAGCTTATGCATTATCGAGGCCATGAAAATAATGAATGAAATAGAAAGTGAAGCAGAAGGAGAAATTGTTGAAATCCTTGTAAGGGATGAAGACATCGTTGAATACGGTCAGCCTTTAATGAAGATTAGGAGGTAA
- a CDS encoding acetyl-CoA carboxylase biotin carboxylase subunit, with amino-acid sequence MFKKILVANRGEIALRIIRTCKEMGIKTVAVYSEADTDSVHVHFADEAICIGPAPSKKSYLNLNHIISAALVTGCEAIHPGYGFLSENPALVDACESNGIRFIGPYKEHIEKMGNKAEARKTMIEAGVPVVPGSKNATNEAIEALGIAEEIGFPVMVKAASGGGGRGMRVIHNRDEFINKFNMAKSESSTAFNDDAMYVEKFIEEPRHIEFQILADTFGNIIHLGERDCSLQRRNQKVLEEAPCQIISEELRNKMGQMALRAAKAVGYVNAGTIEFLLDKHHNFYFIEMNTRIQVEHPITEMVTGIDLIREQIKIAYGEKLNRTQEEIKIQGHAIECRINAENPLENFRPCPGEIEGYLSPGGYQVRLDSHIYSGYTVPPTYDSMIGKLIVWGKNRTEAIQRMKRALDETVVTGILTNIDFQKTILNNDKFLINQIDTSFIEREILSNSLNVKEG; translated from the coding sequence ATGTTTAAAAAAATACTCGTTGCCAACCGAGGAGAGATTGCTCTTAGAATCATTCGGACTTGCAAGGAAATGGGAATAAAAACCGTAGCGGTATACTCTGAAGCCGACACGGATTCTGTTCATGTTCATTTTGCAGATGAAGCCATCTGCATAGGACCGGCACCATCTAAAAAGAGTTATCTCAATCTAAATCATATTATAAGCGCCGCTTTAGTTACAGGATGTGAAGCCATCCATCCCGGCTACGGTTTTCTGTCAGAGAATCCTGCACTGGTAGATGCTTGCGAATCCAACGGTATCCGGTTTATTGGACCTTATAAAGAGCATATCGAAAAAATGGGCAATAAAGCGGAAGCCAGAAAGACCATGATAGAAGCCGGTGTGCCCGTTGTACCTGGATCGAAAAATGCTACCAATGAGGCCATAGAGGCTCTTGGAATTGCAGAGGAAATCGGATTTCCCGTAATGGTCAAGGCTGCCAGCGGCGGTGGAGGAAGAGGGATGCGGGTCATTCATAACCGTGATGAATTTATCAATAAATTTAATATGGCAAAATCAGAATCCTCTACGGCATTTAATGATGATGCGATGTATGTTGAAAAGTTCATTGAAGAGCCAAGACATATTGAGTTTCAGATACTGGCAGATACCTTTGGCAATATTATTCATTTGGGAGAAAGAGATTGCTCCCTTCAGAGAAGGAATCAAAAGGTTTTGGAAGAAGCACCTTGTCAGATAATCAGTGAGGAATTGAGAAATAAGATGGGACAGATGGCCCTGAGGGCAGCAAAGGCAGTAGGGTATGTGAATGCTGGAACCATAGAATTCCTTTTAGATAAGCATCATAATTTTTACTTCATAGAAATGAACACGAGAATACAGGTGGAGCATCCCATAACGGAAATGGTAACGGGCATAGACTTGATAAGAGAGCAGATTAAAATTGCCTATGGAGAAAAATTAAATAGGACCCAAGAGGAGATCAAGATCCAAGGCCATGCCATTGAATGTAGAATCAATGCTGAAAATCCTTTGGAGAACTTTAGACCTTGTCCTGGTGAAATCGAAGGATATCTTTCGCCGGGAGGATATCAAGTTCGCTTAGATAGTCATATCTATAGTGGATACACGGTTCCGCCAACCTATGACTCTATGATAGGAAAGCTTATCGTCTGGGGAAAGAATCGAACAGAGGCCATCCAGCGAATGAAAAGAGCCTTGGATGAAACTGTAGTTACAGGAATCCTAACCAATATCGATTTTCAGAAGACCATATTAAATAATGACAAGTTCTTGATAAATCAGATCGATACATCGTTTATAGAAAGAGAAATACTCAGCAATAGCCTGAATGTAAAGGAGGGATAA
- the accD gene encoding acetyl-CoA carboxylase, carboxyltransferase subunit beta: MLKDIFGKKKYATITLYKDNAGPAVPSNTHSSKSNGNPVSEMKENKRMGARSRIAALIDKDTFIEYDSELESCNPLSFPKYAEKILAAMETSMEKDAVITGEGTIRGESCVLCVMNPDFMMGSMGSVVGEKITRAIEKAIEKKLPVIIFCASGGARMQEGILSLMQMAKTSAALGRLGEAGLLYISVLTDPTTGGVTASFAMLGDIIIAEPGALIGFAGPRVIEQTIRQKLPEGFQRSEFLLEKGFIDQIVSRKDMRNTLASLLRIHRLGGEMHA; this comes from the coding sequence GTGCTAAAAGACATTTTTGGAAAGAAAAAATATGCAACCATCACCTTATATAAAGACAATGCTGGGCCAGCAGTGCCTTCCAATACGCATAGCTCTAAATCCAATGGAAACCCTGTCTCTGAGATGAAAGAAAATAAGCGAATGGGGGCAAGAAGTCGAATTGCTGCACTAATAGATAAAGATACATTTATAGAGTACGATTCAGAGCTGGAATCCTGTAATCCTTTAAGCTTTCCAAAGTACGCAGAAAAAATTTTAGCTGCAATGGAAACTTCCATGGAAAAGGACGCTGTAATTACTGGGGAAGGAACCATAAGGGGGGAAAGTTGTGTCCTATGCGTTATGAATCCTGACTTTATGATGGGTAGTATGGGCTCCGTTGTTGGAGAGAAAATTACGAGGGCCATTGAAAAGGCCATTGAAAAGAAGCTTCCAGTAATTATTTTCTGCGCCTCTGGTGGAGCCCGGATGCAGGAAGGTATTTTATCCTTAATGCAGATGGCTAAAACCTCGGCAGCCCTAGGTCGATTGGGAGAAGCCGGCCTATTGTATATTTCCGTTCTCACAGACCCTACTACGGGCGGTGTTACAGCCAGCTTTGCAATGCTGGGCGACATTATTATTGCAGAGCCAGGGGCTTTAATTGGCTTTGCAGGACCGAGAGTGATTGAGCAGACCATTCGACAAAAGCTACCGGAAGGATTTCAACGGTCAGAATTCTTATTGGAGAAGGGTTTTATTGATCAGATCGTCAGTCGGAAGGATATGCGAAATACATTGGCCTCCCTCTTGAGAATTCATAGATTGGGTGGTGAAATGCATGCATAA